In Candidatus Brocadia sp., the following proteins share a genomic window:
- the hflK gene encoding FtsH protease activity modulator HflK, with protein MPDYGPYKRPQEIRFEDIPWGSIKKFIPPILVIIFVIITGYTAFYTVKANEEAVILRFGQYRETVGSGLHTKVPYGIDKVLKGEVKRIYNEEFGFRTEQRGFSSMIDYEYPDAKEEKLMLTGDLNCAEVHWVIRYKIKALEEYFFNVRDVRETIRGVSQAVMRTLIGDRSIDEVLTIGRTEIEQKSKEDIQKILDSYKCGIDIQTVLLKGVDPPEPVKDAFNAVNQAIQIRDRIINDAEGQKNKILPAAEGKKQQVIKEAEGYRIRRVNEATGDIKAFLAVYEEYKKAEDVTRRRLFLETMSKVIPKCEKLYIFDNEVKGFLPILDLAGEGVKK; from the coding sequence ATGCCCGATTACGGACCATACAAAAGACCGCAAGAAATACGTTTCGAGGATATCCCATGGGGATCGATAAAAAAATTTATACCGCCCATATTAGTTATCATCTTTGTCATTATTACAGGATATACGGCCTTTTATACGGTAAAGGCCAACGAAGAAGCTGTTATTCTAAGGTTTGGCCAATATAGAGAAACAGTCGGTTCCGGACTTCACACGAAGGTTCCCTATGGCATTGACAAGGTGCTCAAAGGGGAAGTCAAACGTATCTATAATGAAGAGTTCGGATTCAGGACTGAACAACGTGGCTTTTCCAGCATGATTGATTACGAATACCCCGATGCAAAAGAAGAGAAATTAATGCTCACCGGGGACCTCAACTGCGCTGAAGTGCATTGGGTTATCCGATACAAAATAAAGGCACTGGAAGAGTATTTTTTTAATGTAAGGGATGTCAGGGAAACCATTCGTGGTGTTTCACAGGCCGTCATGCGCACCTTAATCGGTGATCGCTCAATTGATGAGGTCTTGACCATTGGAAGGACGGAGATCGAGCAAAAGTCCAAGGAAGATATTCAAAAGATTTTAGATAGTTATAAATGTGGTATTGACATTCAGACTGTACTGCTTAAAGGAGTTGACCCACCAGAACCCGTAAAAGACGCCTTTAATGCGGTAAACCAGGCGATTCAAATAAGGGACAGAATCATTAATGATGCTGAAGGGCAGAAGAATAAAATACTGCCCGCTGCGGAGGGGAAAAAACAGCAGGTAATTAAAGAGGCTGAAGGATACCGAATCAGAAGGGTCAATGAGGCCACAGGAGATATCAAGGCATTCCTGGCTGTCTATGAAGAATACAAGAAAGCAGAGGATGTTACCAGGCGCAGGCTATTTTTAGAAACTATGTCAAAGGTTATCCCAAAATGTGAAAAGTTATACATCTTCGACAACGAGGTGAAAGGGTTT
- a CDS encoding hydrogenase expression/formation protein encodes MNRFPIGKFDYQLLEKLLNLNPINDPRIIVGPRIGEDAAVIDFGKKYLVAKTDPITFTTHRIGWYAVNVNANDIATMGATPKWFLATLLLPEGKTNAKLATQIFKDIIKSTQKLNITLCGGHTEISYKIDRPIVVGLMLGEVEKDKLVVNANAKPGDDLLLTKGIAIEGTAIIAREKAAVIRKKFGDQFLKRAQAFIDKPGLSVVSDALLANRVTRIHAMHDPTEGGLTTGILELAKASGTGVVIDTEKIPCYEETEQICKLFNIQPLGLIASGALLIALDPKDTKEVIAILAKNGIVCTLIGRLTKKNEGLNLLKNGKLKKMQTFTVDEITKVL; translated from the coding sequence ATGAACCGTTTCCCTATTGGAAAGTTTGATTATCAACTCCTGGAAAAACTCCTCAATTTAAATCCCATCAATGACCCGAGAATTATTGTAGGTCCAAGGATTGGTGAGGATGCAGCCGTCATCGACTTTGGGAAAAAATATCTTGTAGCCAAGACGGACCCCATTACCTTTACCACACATCGCATCGGCTGGTATGCCGTCAACGTAAATGCCAATGACATTGCCACGATGGGGGCAACTCCAAAGTGGTTTCTGGCAACACTATTGCTACCTGAAGGAAAGACGAATGCAAAACTGGCTACGCAAATTTTTAAGGACATTATTAAATCAACCCAAAAACTCAATATCACCCTGTGTGGCGGACATACCGAAATTTCTTATAAAATCGATCGACCCATTGTCGTTGGCCTTATGCTGGGTGAGGTCGAAAAGGATAAACTTGTGGTAAACGCAAATGCGAAACCAGGCGATGACCTTTTGCTCACAAAGGGTATTGCCATTGAAGGGACGGCCATTATTGCACGAGAAAAGGCAGCAGTAATACGAAAAAAGTTTGGTGACCAATTCCTTAAAAGGGCACAGGCATTCATCGACAAACCGGGATTGAGTGTCGTCTCAGATGCCTTGTTAGCCAATAGGGTAACCAGAATCCATGCCATGCACGATCCAACGGAAGGCGGACTGACCACCGGTATTCTGGAACTTGCAAAGGCATCAGGGACAGGAGTTGTCATTGATACAGAAAAAATCCCGTGTTATGAAGAAACAGAACAAATTTGCAAACTATTCAATATCCAGCCACTCGGTCTCATCGCATCGGGAGCTTTGTTGATTGCGCTCGATCCAAAGGATACAAAAGAAGTTATTGCCATCCTTGCAAAGAATGGTATAGTATGTACTCTGATCGGAAGACTTACCAAAAAAAACGAGGGATTAAACCTTTTAAAAAACGGTAAGCTTAAAAAAATGCAGACTTTCACGGTAGATGAGATCACAAAGGTTTTATAA